DNA sequence from the Pseudoxanthomonas sp. genome:
CACAGCGGCGTGGCGCTGGTCTGCGCACAGGGGCACCTCATGTCGCCGGCGTTGGCCTTCGACGGTGCGGCGGTGGAACCGGGACGCGTCGAGCAGCGCTTCGTCGCGACGCTGGCACCCGGCGCGTCGGTGACGATCGAGAAGTTCGTCGCCTACGACGATGGCAACGGCGCGGCGGCCGACCGCGTGGATGCCGTGCTCGCGCGCGCGTCGCGCGACGGTTTCGACGGCATCGCCACCGCGCAGGCCGCCTCGATGCAGGCGTTCTGGCAGCGCGCCGGCCTGTCGGTGGACGGCGATCCGACGGCGGCACTGGCGCTGCGCTTCAATCTGTTCCACCTGCTGCAGTCGGCGGGCCGCGACGGCATCACCGGCACGGCCGCCAAGGGCATCACCGGCGAGGGCTACGAAGGCCACTGCTTCTGGGACACGGAAGCCTTCGTGCTGCCGGTGATGGCGTTCACCGCGCCGGACGTGGCGCGCGCCATGCTGATGTACCGCTACCGCACCCTGGATGGCGCACGCGACACCGCGCGCGCGATGAACCACCCGTGCGGCGCGCTGTATCCGTGGCGCACCATCGCCGGCCGCGAATGTTCCGCGCACTATCCCAGCGGCTCGGCGGCGTACCACATCAACGCCGCCATCGCGTACGGGATCGGGCTTTATCTCGACGCCAGCGATGATCTCGACTTCCTCAGCGAGGCTGGCGCCGAGATTCTTTTCGAGACCGCGCGCATCTGGCCGCAGGCAGGCCACTTCAATCCGCGCCTCGGCGGCGCGTTCTGCATCCACGAAGTGACCGGTCCGGACGAATACACCACGCTGGTCAACAACAACTGGTACACCAACCGCATGGCGCAGCGGCACCTGCAGCGCGCGGTGGACGCGTGGCACCGGCTGTCGGCCGATCGTCCCGACGCCCTGCGGGCGCTGGCCGCGCGCATCGGGCTGGACGCCGCAGAAGTCGCCCTGTGGCAGCGCGCCGCCGATGCCATGCACCTGCCGGTCGACGAGGCGCTGGGCATCCATCCTCAGGACGACGACTTCCTCGGCAAGCCGCGCTGGCCGTTCCCGAAACGCGAGGGCGCGCACCGCCCGCTGCTGCTCGACTACCACCCGCTCACGCTGTACCGCCACCAGGTCTGCAAGCAGGCTGACGTGGTGATGGCGATGGTGCTGGCCGGCGACGGAATCGACCCGGGAACGAAACGGCGCGATTTCGATTACTACGAAGCGGTCACCACCCACGACTCCACGCTGTCTGCGCCGGTGTTCGGCATCCTCGCCAGCGAAGTGGGGCAGGACGAGAAGGCGTGGCAGTACTTCGACGCCAGCCTGCGCGTGGACCTGGACGACCTGCACGGCAACACCGACCACGGCGTGCACATGGCAGCGATGGCGGGCAGCTGGCTGGGCCTGGTACAGGGCTTCGGCGGCCTGCGCGTGGTGCGCGGCCGGCTGCAGTTCGCGCCGACGCTGCCGCGGGCGTGGAAGGGATACGGGTTCAACCTGCGCTGGCGCGGCTGCGTGTTGCGGGTGGACGTGGAGGCGCGCGGCGTGCGCTACCGGCTGGATGAGGGCGATGCGCTGGCGTTCGGCCACGCCGGCAGCGACGTGCACCTGACGCGGGGCCGCGAGGCCGTGCTGCCGCTGGCCGTGCCGGCGCCGCCCAAGGCGATGTTCCCGCGTGCGTGCGACGCACTGATCTTCGACCTGGACGGTGTGCTGACCGACACCGCGCATACGCACTACCGCGCGTGGAAGCGGCTGGCCGACGACATCGGCGTGCCGTTCGACCTGCAGGTCAACGAGCGGTTGAAGGGCGTGGACCGGATGGCGTCGCTGGAGATCATCCTGGAGCGCGCGTCGCGCACGTATTCCGCCGACGAGAAGCGCGCGCTGGCCGACACCAAGAACGGCTACTACGTGCAGGAGATCGCCAGCGTCGGTCCGCAGGACCTGTTCGATGGCGTGCGTGAGGTGCTGGAGGCCGCGCGTGCGGCCGGGCTGAAGCTGGGCCTGGCCTCGGCCAGCCGCAATGCGCCGGCGCTGCTGGACAAGCTGGGCATCGCAGACCGTTTCGACTACATCGCTAACGCCGGCCGGATCGTGCGCGCCAAGCCCGACCCGGCCATCTTCCTGGATGTCGCGGCAGCACTCGGCGTGCCCGCACACCGCTGCATCGGCGTGGAAGACGCCGCCGCCGGCATCGAAGCCATCCATGCCGCCGGCATGGCCGCCGTGGGCATCGGCGATGCGCGCGCGTTGCGCCATGCCGACGCCGTGATACCCCGCATCGCCGAGTTCGACCTGAGGACGTTCGTTTCGCCTTGACCGCACGCGGCCACAGAAGCCGCGGCGGCAGCCTGTCACTACAACAACAACGCATTACGTGGAGGGAGAGACCATGCAACACACCAAGCACCCGATGCGCTACGCCCTGTCGGCCGCCATTGCGCTGGCCCTGGCGCCGACGCTGGCATCCGCACAGGAGGCGGCGCCGGCCGCCGCCAACGATGATGCGACCACGCTGGACGCGGTGGTCGTCAGCGGCACGGCCAAGTTCAAGGGCCTGCGCAAGCGCGACGCCAGCTTCTCGATCAGCACGGCCACGCCGGAGCAGATCCAGGAAACCGCGCCCACCAGCACCGCCGACCTGCTGAAGATCGTGCCGGGCGTGTGGGCGGAGGCCAGCGGCGGCGGTACCGGCGCCAACGTCTTCGTCCGCGGCATGCCCTCCGAGGGCGATGCGCCGTTCTTCACCCTGCAGCTGGACGGCTCGCCGATCTTCCCGCCGCCGACGCTGTCGTTCCTCGAGAACACCACGCTGTTCCGCATCGATGACACCATCGCGCGCGTCGAAGGCCTGCGCGGTGGTCCCAGTCCGATCTATTCCAACGGCCAGCCCGGCGTCACCGTCAACTTCATCCAGAAGAAGGGCGAGGACACGCCCGAAGGCCTGGTGCGCATGACGCTGGGCACCGACAGCCTGCGCCGGGTCGACTTCTACAGCGGCGGCCCGCTGAGCGCGGACAGCGGCTGGTACTACAGCGTGGGTGGCTTCTACCGCGAGACCGACGGCGTGCGCCAGACCGGCTTCCCGGTGGAGAAGGGTGGGCAGCTGAGCGCCACGCTGACCAAGCGCTGGGCCGAAGGCGAGTTCAACCTCTACGCGCGCCACACCGACGACAAGAACACCTTCTATACGGCGGTGCCGCTGGTCTCGCGCAACAACGGCCAGGACATCTCCAGCTTCCCCGGCCTGGACGCCACCACCGGCACGCTGGTCGGCGACGACTTCCGCCGGGTGACGCTGCCGACCGGCGTGGGCAACCAGACGATGACGCGCGACCTGGCCGATGGCCGCGGCGTGGACATCGACGTGTTCGGTGGTTCGCTGGACTGGTACGTCGGCAACTGGACGATCAGCGACAAGTTCAACTACCTCAAGGGCGATGCGCCGACCTATGCGCTGTTCACCGGCGCCAACCCGCAGACGCTGTCCTCGTTCATCACCGATACCTACGGTGCGGGCGTGACCGGCACCGGCAGTTTCGTCAACGGCGGCGGTACGGTCGATCCCAACCAGCAGGTGCTGACCGCGGGCTTCTGGGTGGTGGACAAGGAAATCAGTTCGTTCACCAACGACCTGCGCTTCAGCGTCGACCTGACCGAGCGCAATTCGCTGACGTTCGGCGTGTACTACGCCGACTACTCGTCGAAGGACCGCTGGTGGCTGGGCAACAACATGCTGCTGACGGCGCAGGACAACGCACGCCGGGTGAACCTGGCGCTGTCCGATGGCCGCGTTGCCACGCGCGACGGCTTCGTCGGCACCGCGTTCTACAACATCCGCGGCGACTACGATGGACAGAACACCGCCTTCTTCATCGCCGACGAATGGACCGTCAACGACCGCGTCCGCCTGGATGCCGGCGTGCGCTACGAGCGGCAGGAGATCAACGGCACGGTGTGGGATCCGGTGACGCGCGACCTGGATGGCGACCCGAACACCCTGTACGACAACACCACCTCGGTCTCCACCACGCCTCGCAGCATCGACCAGAACGACAGCGACGTGTCGTGGACGGCGGGCCTGAACTACACGCTCAATGACAGCGTCAGCCTGTTCGGCCGGGTCAACTCGGGCTTCACCTTCCCGCAGTTCGACAACCTGCGCGATGGCGCCAACAACAAGACCGAGATCGACCAGTACGAGCTGGGCCTGAAGGCCGGCGGCGAGACGTACGAGATGTACCTGACCGCGTTCTACAACGATTTCACCGGCCTGCGCTACCAGGCGTTCGACAACAACGGCAACAACGTCGTGATCATCGGCGATTCGAAGGCGCGTGGCCTGGAGTTCGAGGGCGCGTGGCGACCGGTGGGCGGTTTCGAGCTGGCGTGGAATGCGACCTGGCTGCGCGCCAAGTACGGCGACTTCTCCACGTTCGACGGCAACCAGGTGGTGCGCCAGCCGAAGTTCCGCGCGCGACTGACGCCGAGCTACTACTGGTCGATGCCGTGGGGCGACCTGAAGGTGTTCACCACCTACACGCACGTGGGCGATCGCTATTCCGATCCCGCCAACGGCCAGGTGCTGCCCGAGTACGACACTTGGGACATCGGCGCCAGCGCGCACGTGGGCGACCACTGGGAGTTCACCTTCTCGGGCCGCAACGTGACCGACGAGATCGCGTTGACCGAAGGCAATGCGCGCGTGCTGGGCAATGCGACCAGTGGCGGCGTGTTCATGGGACGGCCGCTGGAAGGCACGTCGTACCAGGCCTCCGTCGCCTACCGCTGGTGACGTACCGCGGCCCGCGTTCGCGCGGGCCGCCTTCCGCCGCCGCATGGTCTCTCCAGGTGCGGTGGCGGATATCCTCTTAGCACCGGGCGTTGCGCGGCGGGGCCGCGCCGACGCCGCGCACGACCCGACCGGTACCGCCCATGACGCGCACCCGCATGATCCTGGCGATGATCCTGACCTACATGATCTTCGCCATGCTGTTGAACTCCGTGGGCACGGTGATCCTGCAGTCCATCCAGGGCTTCGGCATCAGCAAGGCCGATGCCAGCCTGCTGGAAGCGTTCAAGGACCTGCCCATCGCCATCACGTCGTTCCTGGTGGCGTCGTTCCTGCCGCGGCTGGGCTACCGCCGGGCGATGATGCTCGGCCTGCTGCTGGTCGCCGCCGCCTGCGTCGCCATGCCGCTGCTGCAGGCGTTCTGGGCGACCAAGCTGCTGTTCGCCACGGTCGGCGTGGCGTTCGCACTGGTGAAGGTGTCGGTGTATTCCAGCATCGGCCTGCTGACCGGGGACGCGAAGGCGCATGCGGCGCTGACCAGCACGGTGGAGGGCTGGTTCATGGTCGGCATCCTGGGCAGCGCCTGGCTGTTCGCCGCCTTCATCAATGCCGACGTGCCGGGCGATCCGGTCTGGCTGGACGTCTACTGGGTGCTGGCGGCGCTGTGCGTCGCGGTGATCGTGCTGCTGGCGACCTGCACGCTGGACGAGCGCGCGGCGCAGGATGGCCATGCGGCAGGCGAATCCTTCATCGACATGTTCCGCCTGCTGGCGCTGACGCTGGTGGTGGTGTTCCTCGTGTCGGCGTTCCTCTACGTGCTGATGGAACAGGCCATCAACACCTGGCTGCCCACGTTCAACCGCGAGATCCTGCACCTGCCCACCACCCTCAGCGTGCAGGCGGCCAGCATCTTCGCCGGTTCGCTGGCGCTGGGACGACTGGGCGGTGGCGTGCTGCTGCGACGGATTCCCTGGTTCTGGCTGCTCTCGGCCTGCGTACTGGCGATGGCGGTGCTGGTGCTGCTGGCGTTGCCGCTGGCCGCCGACGTGCAGGCGCGCGACGGCATGACCTGGTGGAACGCGCCGGCGGCCGCCTATGTCTTCCCGATGATCGGCCTGCTGATGGCGCCGATCTATCCGGCGATCAACTCCGTGGTGCTCAGCGCGCTGCCGAAGTCGCGGCATGCGGCGATGACGGGATTGATCGTGGTGTTCTCCGCACTGGGCGGCACCACCGGTTCGTACGTGACCGGCCAACTGTTCGCGCACTTCGACGGATCGCGGGCCTTCTACCTGCTGCTGGTGCCGATGGCGATGCTGCTGGTGTCGATGGCGCTGCTGCAGCGCGCGGTGTCGAAGCGGCAGGGCGGTCCGCAACCGGCATGACGCGCCGGCGTTGACGCCTCGCGACGCGGGCGTGGCGTATCGTGCCGCCTCCCGACCTGCACGAGACGATCCATGAACGCGACCGGCGTGGCCCTGGCCCTCTTCATCGGCATGCTGTTGCCGCTGCAGGCGTTGATCAATGCATCGCTGGGTCGGCAGAGCTTCGGGCCGCTGTTCGCCTCGCTGTCCTCCTTCCTGGTGGGCACGGGCGTGCTGCTGGCGTGGTGGCTGCTGACGAAGCCGGTGTTCGTTCCCGCCGCGTTGGCCAAGGTGCCGTGGTGGGCATGGACCGGTGGCGTGATCGGCGCGGTGTTCGTCGCGTCCGCCACGCTGCTGGTGCCGCGGCTCGGCGCGGCGTCGCTGATCTGCCTGGTGGTGGCCGGGCAGCTGGTGGGCTCGGTGGTGCTGGACCACTTCGGCGTGCTGCACGCGCGGCAGCCGGTGGACGCGCTGCGCGTGGTCGGCCTGCTGATGGTCGTGGCAGGTGCGCTGCTGGTGGTGAAGCCCTGGCAGCCGGCGGCAGGCGCGTGAGCGGAGGCGACGTACTGACCGGGCTGCCACCGGTGGTGGCCCCCGACTGTCGCGTGCTGGTGCTGGGATCGATGCCCGGCGTTGCGTCACTGCAAGCCGCGCGCTACTACGCCCATCCGCGCAACCGGTTCTGGCCGGTGATGGCGGAGTTGGCGCACCTGGTGCCCGATGCGTCCTATGCCGACCGCCTGGCGGCACTGCAGCGGGCGGGCATCGGGCTGTGGGACGTGATCGGCCAATGCCGCCGCAGCGGCAGCCTGGACAGCGCCATCGTCCGCGGCAGCGAACGGGCGAATCCCATCGCCGACCTCGCGCGGGGGCTGGACGGCCTGTGCGGCATCGCACTCAACGGCGGGACCGCGGCGACGATGTTCAAGCGGCATGTGGCGCCGCAGCTGGACGAGGGCCTGCGGCATCGCGTGCGCATCATCGCGCTGCCCTCGACCAGCCCGGCGCACGCGGCGATGGATCTGGCGCGGCTGCGCGAGGCCTGGGGCGTGCTGCGGCCGCTGCTGCCGGCGTCAGCCGTGCGCGGTTCGCGCGGACGGACGCAGCCGTAGCCAGAGGGTCTGCGCCGCCAGCACTACCGCCACCGCCACGGCGACCAGCGCGGCGGTGTCGCTGCCGGACAGCGTCGAGTCGCTCTGCTTGAGGTAGACCGCCGCCAGCGCCCACAGCGCCGCCGCCACGAACGGCAGGTTGCCGCGCATGCGCCGGTTCGCCCACAGCAGCAGGGCGGCGGCCGCGGCGAACAGCACCAGCGTCCACGGCAGCATCGCGTCGGTCGGGAGCAGCCGGTAGGC
Encoded proteins:
- the pgmB gene encoding beta-phosphoglucomutase — translated: MSTRMSVEQQQAQTTEQDTARGEGRSDPWRLTQRAFDAGRAARDETLFALANGTLGVRGALEEDDSASDGTFLSSVFEQNPIHYHERFPGFTRSTDTRVPVAEGKHLRLQLGDVPLRLAEAEWLDFERTLDLEAGMLHRRLRLKTPQGHTLQITAQRVVPLAERALLAIRFEVASVDYAGPLTVVSSIETGRQAVEQGDDPRIGVHGGKDLLVADEHADADHARLTQRTHHSGVALVCAQGHLMSPALAFDGAAVEPGRVEQRFVATLAPGASVTIEKFVAYDDGNGAAADRVDAVLARASRDGFDGIATAQAASMQAFWQRAGLSVDGDPTAALALRFNLFHLLQSAGRDGITGTAAKGITGEGYEGHCFWDTEAFVLPVMAFTAPDVARAMLMYRYRTLDGARDTARAMNHPCGALYPWRTIAGRECSAHYPSGSAAYHINAAIAYGIGLYLDASDDLDFLSEAGAEILFETARIWPQAGHFNPRLGGAFCIHEVTGPDEYTTLVNNNWYTNRMAQRHLQRAVDAWHRLSADRPDALRALAARIGLDAAEVALWQRAADAMHLPVDEALGIHPQDDDFLGKPRWPFPKREGAHRPLLLDYHPLTLYRHQVCKQADVVMAMVLAGDGIDPGTKRRDFDYYEAVTTHDSTLSAPVFGILASEVGQDEKAWQYFDASLRVDLDDLHGNTDHGVHMAAMAGSWLGLVQGFGGLRVVRGRLQFAPTLPRAWKGYGFNLRWRGCVLRVDVEARGVRYRLDEGDALAFGHAGSDVHLTRGREAVLPLAVPAPPKAMFPRACDALIFDLDGVLTDTAHTHYRAWKRLADDIGVPFDLQVNERLKGVDRMASLEIILERASRTYSADEKRALADTKNGYYVQEIASVGPQDLFDGVREVLEAARAAGLKLGLASASRNAPALLDKLGIADRFDYIANAGRIVRAKPDPAIFLDVAAALGVPAHRCIGVEDAAAGIEAIHAAGMAAVGIGDARALRHADAVIPRIAEFDLRTFVSP
- a CDS encoding MFS transporter; this encodes MTRTRMILAMILTYMIFAMLLNSVGTVILQSIQGFGISKADASLLEAFKDLPIAITSFLVASFLPRLGYRRAMMLGLLLVAAACVAMPLLQAFWATKLLFATVGVAFALVKVSVYSSIGLLTGDAKAHAALTSTVEGWFMVGILGSAWLFAAFINADVPGDPVWLDVYWVLAALCVAVIVLLATCTLDERAAQDGHAAGESFIDMFRLLALTLVVVFLVSAFLYVLMEQAINTWLPTFNREILHLPTTLSVQAASIFAGSLALGRLGGGVLLRRIPWFWLLSACVLAMAVLVLLALPLAADVQARDGMTWWNAPAAAYVFPMIGLLMAPIYPAINSVVLSALPKSRHAAMTGLIVVFSALGGTTGSYVTGQLFAHFDGSRAFYLLLVPMAMLLVSMALLQRAVSKRQGGPQPA
- a CDS encoding DMT family transporter, producing the protein MNATGVALALFIGMLLPLQALINASLGRQSFGPLFASLSSFLVGTGVLLAWWLLTKPVFVPAALAKVPWWAWTGGVIGAVFVASATLLVPRLGAASLICLVVAGQLVGSVVLDHFGVLHARQPVDALRVVGLLMVVAGALLVVKPWQPAAGA
- a CDS encoding TonB-dependent receptor; amino-acid sequence: MQHTKHPMRYALSAAIALALAPTLASAQEAAPAAANDDATTLDAVVVSGTAKFKGLRKRDASFSISTATPEQIQETAPTSTADLLKIVPGVWAEASGGGTGANVFVRGMPSEGDAPFFTLQLDGSPIFPPPTLSFLENTTLFRIDDTIARVEGLRGGPSPIYSNGQPGVTVNFIQKKGEDTPEGLVRMTLGTDSLRRVDFYSGGPLSADSGWYYSVGGFYRETDGVRQTGFPVEKGGQLSATLTKRWAEGEFNLYARHTDDKNTFYTAVPLVSRNNGQDISSFPGLDATTGTLVGDDFRRVTLPTGVGNQTMTRDLADGRGVDIDVFGGSLDWYVGNWTISDKFNYLKGDAPTYALFTGANPQTLSSFITDTYGAGVTGTGSFVNGGGTVDPNQQVLTAGFWVVDKEISSFTNDLRFSVDLTERNSLTFGVYYADYSSKDRWWLGNNMLLTAQDNARRVNLALSDGRVATRDGFVGTAFYNIRGDYDGQNTAFFIADEWTVNDRVRLDAGVRYERQEINGTVWDPVTRDLDGDPNTLYDNTTSVSTTPRSIDQNDSDVSWTAGLNYTLNDSVSLFGRVNSGFTFPQFDNLRDGANNKTEIDQYELGLKAGGETYEMYLTAFYNDFTGLRYQAFDNNGNNVVIIGDSKARGLEFEGAWRPVGGFELAWNATWLRAKYGDFSTFDGNQVVRQPKFRARLTPSYYWSMPWGDLKVFTTYTHVGDRYSDPANGQVLPEYDTWDIGASAHVGDHWEFTFSGRNVTDEIALTEGNARVLGNATSGGVFMGRPLEGTSYQASVAYRW
- a CDS encoding DNA-deoxyinosine glycosylase, with protein sequence MSGGDVLTGLPPVVAPDCRVLVLGSMPGVASLQAARYYAHPRNRFWPVMAELAHLVPDASYADRLAALQRAGIGLWDVIGQCRRSGSLDSAIVRGSERANPIADLARGLDGLCGIALNGGTAATMFKRHVAPQLDEGLRHRVRIIALPSTSPAHAAMDLARLREAWGVLRPLLPASAVRGSRGRTQP